The Buchnera aphidicola (Cavariella theobaldi) DNA window TAGATCCTGTATCGACCAGAGCGGTTGCAATAATAGTTAAACTACCTCCTTCTTCTACATTACGAGCTGCACCAAAAAAACGCTTTGGCCTGTGCAAAGCATTTGCATCAACACCTCCTGTTAATACTTTCCCTGATGCAGGCACTACAGTGTTGTAAGCTCGAGCCAATCGGGTGATAGAATCAAGTAAAATAATTACATCTTTTTTATGTTCGACTAATCTTTTAGCTTTTTCAATCACCATTTCCGCTACTTGCACATGTCTTGATGCCGGTTCATCAAAAGTAGAAGCAACTACTTCGCCTTTAACTAATCTTTGCATTTCTGTTACTTCTTCTGGTCTTTCATCAATGAGTAATACCATTAAAACACAGTCAGGATGATTATAAGCAATACTTTGTGCGATATTCTGAAGTAATATTGTTTTTCCAGCTTTAGGAGGTGCAACTATTAAACCTCTTTGACCTCGTCCAATAGGTGATGCTAAATCTAAAACTCTCGCTGTTAAGTCTTCAGTTGAACCATTACCCCTTTCCATTCGCAATCTAGAATTAGCATGTAATGGTGTTAGATTTTCAAATAAAATTTTACTTCTTGCATTTTCAGGTTTATCATAATTTACTGCATTCACTTTCAGTAAAGCAAAATATCGCTCACCTTCTTTAGGTGGTCTTATTTTACCTGCAATTGTATCACCTGTGCGCAAATTAAATCTGCGGATTTGACTAGGTGAAACATATATATCATCAGGACCAGCTAAATAAGAGCTGTCTGCAGAGCGTAAAAAACCAAATCCGTCTTGTAATATCTCTAAAACACCGTCTCCAAATATATCTTCTCCGCTTTTTGCGTGTTGTTTTAGGATGGCAAAAATAATATCTTGTTTACGCATGCGCGCTAAATTTTCCAACCCCATTTTTTCACCAAGAGTAATTAATTCAGAAACTGGCATATTTTTAAGTGCGGTAAGATTCATAATGGTGGGTTCTTAGTAAAATCGGGGTCAATCTTGAAATAAAAATTGTGACATAATAGATAATATTTTATGTCCACTGATATTAATATATAAAAAATTAATAAATTACTTTAATGAATATTTTTATCTAGAAAATCTTTTAGCTGTATTTTTGATACAGCACCTACTTTTGTAGCAATAACGGATTGATTTGAAAATAATAACAGTGTTGGAATGCTTCTGATGGAATATATGGGAGGAGTATTGGGATTATTTTCGATATTCAGCTTTCCAACTATTATTTTTTCATTATATTCTTGAGCAATTTCATCCAGTATTATAGAAATCATTTTACAAGGATTGCACCATTCCGCCCAAAAATCCACTAAAACAAAAGTGTTTGATTGTAATACTTTTTTTTCAAAATTGTGATCAGTTAATTCAATTATTTTGTTCATTTTATTGACTAGCTCATTAATTATAAATTAAGTGATATCTTAATGTATATATTGTAAAATATTAATAAAACAATAATATCATTTTTAAGAATTGATTTAAACTAAAATTAAAAAATTTTATTTTCATTTTTATTG harbors:
- the trxA gene encoding thioredoxin TrxA, which encodes MNKIIELTDHNFEKKVLQSNTFVLVDFWAEWCNPCKMISIILDEIAQEYNEKIIVGKLNIENNPNTPPIYSIRSIPTLLLFSNQSVIATKVGAVSKIQLKDFLDKNIH
- the rho gene encoding transcription termination factor Rho translates to MNLTALKNMPVSELITLGEKMGLENLARMRKQDIIFAILKQHAKSGEDIFGDGVLEILQDGFGFLRSADSSYLAGPDDIYVSPSQIRRFNLRTGDTIAGKIRPPKEGERYFALLKVNAVNYDKPENARSKILFENLTPLHANSRLRMERGNGSTEDLTARVLDLASPIGRGQRGLIVAPPKAGKTILLQNIAQSIAYNHPDCVLMVLLIDERPEEVTEMQRLVKGEVVASTFDEPASRHVQVAEMVIEKAKRLVEHKKDVIILLDSITRLARAYNTVVPASGKVLTGGVDANALHRPKRFFGAARNVEEGGSLTIIATALVDTGSKMDEVIYEEFKGTGNMELPLSRKIAEKRVFPAIDYNRSGTRKEELLTLPDELQKMWILRKIIHPMSEIDAMEFLLNKLSMTKTNDEFFDMMKRS